In Nocardioides dokdonensis FR1436, the following are encoded in one genomic region:
- a CDS encoding SRPBCC family protein: MTTAPSTGSDLHAEIEVDATPAQTWALVSDVRRMPEWSPQVRRTFVPGGAVRQGSRMINLNHRGWMHWPTQARVVRFEPHHQIAFRVVENRTVWSYTLEPLDGGTRTRIVHRRESPDGVSKLSTGLTKVAFGGVPAFTDELREGMQRTLERMSAALTS; this comes from the coding sequence ATGACGACTGCACCCAGCACCGGTAGCGACCTGCACGCAGAGATCGAGGTCGACGCGACCCCGGCCCAGACCTGGGCGTTGGTCAGCGACGTCCGTCGGATGCCCGAGTGGAGCCCGCAGGTGCGTCGTACGTTCGTGCCCGGCGGTGCCGTGCGCCAGGGCAGCCGGATGATCAACCTCAACCATCGCGGCTGGATGCACTGGCCGACCCAGGCCCGGGTGGTCCGCTTCGAGCCGCACCACCAGATCGCCTTCCGGGTCGTGGAGAACCGGACCGTGTGGTCCTACACCCTCGAGCCCCTCGACGGCGGCACCCGCACCCGCATCGTGCACCGGCGCGAGAGCCCCGACGGTGTCTCGAAGCTGTCGACGGGCCTCACCAAGGTCGCCTTCGGCGGCGTGCCCGCCTTCACCGACGAGCTGCGCGAGGGCATGCAGCGCACGCTCGAGCGGATGAGCGCGGCCCTCACCTCCTGA
- a CDS encoding CCA tRNA nucleotidyltransferase, giving the protein MVEVQRSVAAELDRIGPVIDDLGRRFTDAGHEIALVGGPVRDAMLGRRHNDLDLTTSAHPDETERLLKGWADAIWDMGRDFGTIGCRKGEWQVEVTTYRSESYDPSSRKPDVAFGDTLAGDLGRRDFTVNAMAVRLPGREVEDPYGGILDLAHRVLRTPGTPEDSFSDDPLRMMRAARFAAQLGFEVDASVVRAMTAMAERIDIISAERVRDELVKLIMSPFPRRGLTLLVETGLAERVLPELPALALERDEHHRHKDVYEHSLTVLEQSIDQEERLGGPDLVSRLAALMHDVGKPRTRRFVDDGTVTFHHHDVVGAKLTRKRMKALRFSNDEIDAVSSLVELHLRFHGYGSGEWTDSAVRRYVRDAGDQLTRLHVLTRADCTTRNRRKAESLRRTYDDLEARIDRLAEAEELGAMRPDLDGNQIMEILGVGPGREVGEAYRHLLELRMDDGPLGEERAREELLAWWAQR; this is encoded by the coding sequence ATGGTCGAGGTGCAGCGATCGGTCGCCGCCGAGCTGGACCGCATCGGCCCCGTGATCGACGACCTCGGCCGCCGCTTCACCGACGCCGGCCACGAGATCGCCCTCGTCGGCGGCCCGGTGCGCGACGCGATGCTGGGTCGCCGCCACAACGACCTCGACCTCACGACCTCGGCGCACCCCGACGAGACCGAGCGGCTGCTCAAGGGCTGGGCCGACGCGATCTGGGACATGGGTCGCGACTTCGGCACGATCGGGTGCCGCAAGGGCGAGTGGCAGGTCGAGGTGACGACGTACCGCTCGGAGTCCTACGACCCGTCCTCGCGCAAGCCCGACGTCGCTTTCGGCGACACCCTGGCCGGGGACCTCGGTCGCCGCGACTTCACCGTCAACGCCATGGCGGTACGGCTGCCGGGGCGCGAGGTGGAGGACCCCTACGGCGGCATCCTGGACCTGGCCCACCGCGTGCTGCGCACGCCGGGCACCCCGGAGGACTCCTTCTCCGACGACCCGCTGCGGATGATGCGGGCGGCCCGCTTCGCCGCGCAGCTCGGCTTCGAGGTGGACGCGTCGGTGGTCCGGGCGATGACCGCGATGGCCGAGCGGATCGACATCATCTCCGCCGAGCGGGTGCGCGACGAGCTCGTGAAGCTGATCATGTCGCCGTTCCCGCGCCGTGGGCTGACGCTGCTGGTGGAGACCGGCCTGGCCGAGCGGGTGCTGCCCGAGCTGCCCGCGCTGGCGCTGGAGCGCGACGAGCACCACCGCCACAAGGACGTCTACGAGCACTCGCTGACGGTGCTGGAGCAGTCGATCGACCAGGAGGAGCGCCTCGGCGGGCCCGACCTGGTCTCGCGCCTCGCGGCGCTGATGCACGACGTCGGCAAGCCGCGCACCCGCCGCTTCGTCGACGACGGCACCGTGACCTTCCACCACCACGACGTCGTCGGTGCCAAGCTGACCCGCAAGCGGATGAAGGCGCTGCGCTTCTCCAACGACGAGATCGACGCGGTGAGCTCGCTGGTCGAGCTGCACCTGCGCTTCCACGGCTACGGCAGCGGCGAGTGGACCGACTCGGCCGTGCGCCGCTACGTCCGCGACGCGGGCGACCAGCTCACCCGGCTGCACGTGCTGACCCGCGCCGACTGCACGACGCGCAACCGACGCAAGGCCGAGAGCCTGCGCCGCACGTACGACGACCTGGAGGCGCGCATCGACCGGCTCGCCGAGGCCGAGGAGCTCGGCGCGATGCGCCCGGACCTCGACGGCAACCAGATCATGGAGATCCTCGGCGTCGGGCCGGGCCGCGAGGTCGGCGAGGCCTACCGGCACCTGCTCGAGCTGCGGATGGACGACGGTCCCCTCGGCGAGGAGCGCGCTCGTGAGGAGCTGCTCGCCTGGTGGGCGCAGCGCTAA